The Desulfobotulus mexicanus genome includes the window CCTGATTCCAGTACCATGGAATTGGTAAGGTGGGCGGAGGTGATACTGGCTGTTATGGCGGCACCAATGCTGGAACCCATGCCCAGTGCGGAACCAGCATCAATGGTTGAACCGATTCCGAGAACGAGGATGCCTCCGTCATTCAGATCTGCTGGACCCGTAAGGGTCGCAGTGGAGCCCGCGGGTGTTCCCCCTTCGGCTTCCACCAGCTGCCGCAGGGTGGCTGTCCCGTTGCCCGTTACGGGGGACGCAATGGGTATCTCCTGACCCTTGGCAGGAACCGTATCCCAGGAAAGAAGGCTGCCTGCGTTGAGAGTGCCGGTGATATTCGTGCTGATATCCGTGGTGACCACAGCCGGAGACAGGGTGATATCCGCACCGAGGGTGCTGTTGGCACCGATAACGCTGCCTGTAACGATAATGGAGCCCGGTGCCAGGGTGCTTTCCTGTACGGTGGCCTGCATCCCCGTGATCTGAATGTCGGCACCAAAGACCGAATCTTTGGCAATGGTGGAGCCTGTCACAATGGTGGAACCTAATTTGAGGAGGCTGTCTCCGCCGGATGTGGCCTGGGTGGCCGTATTTACCGTGCAGTCTCCTCCCAGTTTGCTTCCGGCGGCAATAGTCGATCCCTGACCCAGTTTGCTCCCCTTGGCTATGGTGCTGTCCACTATGGTTTTACTGTAGGGAGGAGGAGTAGGATCCTGCAGGGTGATGGTTCCTCCCAGCAGGGTGTTTTTTCCGATCACAGATCCCGATGCCAGTTCCGATCCTGCTGTAATGACGGTTTCTTTGCTGGTATAGCCCGTATTGGCATCAAGGGTTACGGGGCCTCCCAGGGTGGAATCCGGGGCGATGATGCTGCCTGATTCCAGCCGTGACCCCTGTGTGAGGTAGGAGTCTCCGTTGGTCCGCTGGGAATCTTCGGCCAGAACGGCCCGTCCACCCAGCGTGGAGTTTACGGCTATAATACTGCCTGTGGCCAGAATGGAGTTTATGGCAAGGCGGCTGGGAGATGTGGTGGGTTCTGTCTTGGCAATGCGGGTACGGGCACCCAGTTCAGACCCTGCCGCAAGAAAAGAATTGGCTGCCAGAACGGAGCCTGCCTTGAAGTGGGATTCTTTGCTTGTGTGGATGTTATCTTTGATCAGGGTATGGGTGATTTCCTGCCCCGTAGTGAATCCCGCACCCAGCTCACTGTTCACAGCCAGAACGGAGCCTTCCTTCAGCAGGGCTTCCATGCTTGTCCGATCCGAATTTCCCTCAATTTCGATGGGTCTTTCAAAGGAAACCGCGTCACCGCCACCCACATTGTGTACTATGATTTCCGATGCGCTCATCTGGGTAAGCTGAATATATCCCACAGTGCTCATGTTCGTGCCCCGGAAAACAGCTTCGGTCTGTTCTCCGGCGGTAACGCCAATGGCACGGCCATCATTGGAGGTAAGGGTGAGCTGCCCGCTGGTATTGATGGATGCCACCACCCCGTGCTGGGAACTCTTTTGATTGATGGATTTCACCAGGGCGTAGTCGCTGTCATTGGTCTTCACATCGACAGCACCGATGGTGACACCATTGATGGCAAAGTCATGATCCGTGGTTCCGGCCGCCAGACTGAGTTCCGTTGTGGAGGATACAAAGGCCGTTGCGGAAATGCCTAAGACATCGCTTAAGCGGTTCATGGAATCGGCCACGGCCCCCATGCTGTTTTCCCGGCTGTTGTTGTATTGTACCTCCACGGTTTCCAGATCAAAGGTCTGATCCGTAATGTTGGAGTAAATGGCCAGATCCACGGTGCCGGGCTGATCATCCTTCAGGGTCATGCGGCTGACGGTTGTGTGGCCGATTTTATTGGACTGGGAAGCGGGAACGGAAATATTGACCGTTTCTCCTGAGTAGGCACCTACCTGAAATTTTTTATTGGTAAAGGCTCCGGAGAGGAGTTTCTGGTTGTTAAAAGAGGTGTTTTTGGCAATGGCATCCAGATTTTCCAGCAGCCTGTCAATGTCGGACTGGATGGCGGCACGGGATTCCGTGGTCTGACCGTCCTGGGCGGCCTGAATGGATTTTTCCTTGATGGTATTGACAATGCTGATGGATTCTTCCAGAGCCGCATCGGCTGTCTGTACTATATTGATGCCGTCACTGGCATTCCGGATGGCCTGCCCCAGGCTCAGGTGCTGGGATCTCAGGGAGTCGGCTATGGTCATGCCGGAGGCATCATCGGCGGCTCTGTTGATGCGCATGCCCGAAGACAGCCGTTCAAGGGAGGTGGAAAGGTGGCCGTCGGTCCGGGTAAGGTGTCTGTGTGCACTCAGTGATGAGATATTGGTGTTGATGCGAAAGCCCATGGTTTTTCCCCCTTTGGCGGATAAATCTTCGGTCCTGTTGCCCGAGGGTACGGGTACCACTCTGGCCTGATTTTTCTGAAAAATCATGGATAGCAAAATGGGTGCCACGTTGTTTTTTTGTTCTTTTTTCTTTGATTATCGGGTGTTGTCATGCGCATTGAAGGCTTTTTTTCGGAGGCAGAGCAGTGCGGGGTGGGAAAACAGCGGGGGGGAGTGGGCAAATTCTTCCGCTTTGATCTGTTTGAAAAAGGGCTTTTACTGTTTCCGGGAGTTAAAAAAAGCCCCTGCCGCTTTTTGCGGGTCGGGGCCCTGATCCGTTCCGGCTGGGGAAGGGGGGCTGGTGTCGGGTACTCAGCCTTCCAGCAGCTGCATTACCCTTTCATAGCTGATGGGGCTGTGGGCGGTGGCAAGGCCTTCTGCTTTGGAAAGTCCTGCAATTTTTGCCATATTGGTATCCTCTTCCCCAAGGTTTACCGCTTGCACAGACTCAGGCGCAGCCATGCTGCTCCGGGAAAGGGTGGTTTTATCCTGAGGGCTGGTGGGGTTCTGATGCCCGTGTTTTTCCTGAACATGGGGTTCTGCGGCAGGCTTTCTGGTGCTGTGCATGGGGGTGTTGATCTGGCTGCTGGATATCTGGATGCTCATGGTATGCCTCCTTCTGGCTCATGGAAAAATTGCTTTGTGACAGGGTTTTTCCCTGTGTTTTGTTTTTCTGTAAAAAAATAAAGCAATATCAATGCCAAAAAATAAAAGGGGTGACCCTTTTTATCTGAATGCCAGATTGAAGGGTGGGCTATAACGAAGCCTGCCCTGTTGTGGGTAGCTACGGGGGGCCTACACAAAAAACCCCCCTCCGGCAGGAGGGGGGTTTTAAGGTTAAGGGTTAATCGGGGTTAAGGCTTACTGGAGCAGGCTCATGACATTCTGGGAGCTGGCATTGGCCTGAGCCATGGCAAAGGTGCCTGCCTGCATCAGAACCTGCATCTTGGTGAAGTTGGAGGATTCTTCCGCAAAGTCCACGTCACGGATGGTGGATTCGGCGGACATAACATTCACCCTTGTGGTGGAGATGTTGGCAATGGTGGAGGTCAGCTGGTTCTGTACGGAACCAAGGTCTGCCCGGATCTTATCCAGATCCTTCAGTGCTGCGTCTGCCACTGCGATGGACTTCTGGGCACCTTCCTGAGTAAGAACATTCACCTGAGAAAGCCGCAGCAGTTCCGTTTCACCGAGCTCTGCCGTGGCAGAATCGGAGCTGGCATTGTTGGCCGCCAGTGTGGAGCCTGCCTTGACCTGAGAACCGCCCTGCAGGGTCATGTCCTGTGTAAGGGTGAGATCTTCGGCCAGAGTGATACCCTGCGTGAGTACGGTACCTGCGGTGTGCAGGTTTCCTGCTGAGTCGGTCACGTCCATGGTGAGCAGGGTATTAACCCCAAGGGAAGAGCCGGCCTTGAGGGTACTGCCTGCTGCCACCAGAAGATCCGTTTCCTGGGATACGGTTTCATCGTTTCTCAGGGTGATGGTGCCGCCGATGGTGGAGCCGTTGGCAAGCACGGTATTGTTGGCCATCACAGAACCCTTGGCAAGGGTGAAGTCTGCGGTGATGGCAAGGTCTGTGGCCAGATCCGCCCGGCCGCCGATGGTGGAGCCAGCCTCTGCCTTGAAGGCGTTGCTGGTGACCAGGGTGGAGCCTTCTTTTATGGCCGCATCCTGGGTAAGGGTCATGTTGTTGCGGGTGGTGACATCCGCACCGATCACAGAGCCTGCGGCAAGGCGGGTGTCGCTTTTAAAGAGAGAGCCTGCATTGGCTGTCATGTCCTGATCCAGACGCATGTCGTTTTTGAGGGTGATTTTGGCACCCACATTGGAGCCTGCCTCAAGGCGGGATTCGGCGGCTATCTTTGAATCGCCCTTGAGGGTCATGTTCTGGTTCAGAACGGTTACACCTGTTGTGTTGATGGTCTGGTCAATACGGCTGCTGGTGTTAAGGGTGCTGCCGCTAACGATCCTGGAGCCTGCCTGCAGGGTCATGTCCCGGTCCATGGTGGCATCTGCAGAGAGGGTGATGTCCGTATCCACCCGGGATCCGGCCGCAAGCTTAGTTGCTTCAGCTGCACCACCTTTCAGAGTGGAGCCAGCATTGAGGGTCATGGTAGTTTTCACCTCCATGACTGTATTCCCAAGGGTTATGTCCGCATCAATACGGGATCCTTCCTTGAGTACACTGGCGGTGGCAATTTTTGAGCCTTCGTTGAGCTGCATGTCTGAGGCAAGGTTCATTACTGCCGCAGTGGTTGTATCCACAGAGAGGGTGGAGCCTCTGGCTATGTTTGTGGTGCCAATCAGCTGGGATCCGGCCTCAAGGGTCATTTCATTGGTGACGCTCAGGCCTAAGCGGAGGGTGAGATCCTCACCGATCTGCGAACCGGCGTATAAAGCGGAGCCTGAGCTTATTTCGGACCCAATGCCCATTTCCAGAATGCCACCGTCCGTAAATGCTACTGTCTCATCACTTACAAGACTGAGATTGGTTGCAATGGTAGCAGTGGCACCACTGTTGGCTTCCACCAGCTGGCGCAGGGTGAGGTTGCCATCTCCGGTGATGGCTGTATGGGTGCCATCCATGGAGGCGGATGTTATTGCCTGCCCATTGGCAAGAACCGTATCCCAGCTTAGTACAGCTCCAGAACCAAGGGTTCCGGTTATATTGAAGCTTTTGTCTGTAGTTGTGGTTACCCCTGTGGTGGTGGCCGTACCTCCCAGCACCGTACCGTTGCCAATGGTACTGCCTATACCAAGGAGCGAACCCTGAGCTATGGTGCTTTCTTCGGTGGTTGTGTCGGTCATTGCTGCGATTTGTGTTGCTGCAACTCCCTGGAAAGTGGAGCCTGCGGCAATGACGGTACCTACTGCAAGTGCCGAACCCTGCTTTGCCAGCCCTCCCTTATCCCCGATGGCCGTTGTGGCAGCACCCAGTGTGGCATCCCCGCCCAGTTTCGTGTCGGCTGCGATGATGGTGCTTGTACCCAGCTGACTTCCTGCGGTGATCACACTGTCCTGGGTGGTCTTGCTGTATGTTACTGAATGGTCGAGAGTAACTTCACCGCCAAGCTCTGTGTTTTTTCCGATCACAGAACCAACAGCCAGTTCGGAGCCCGCTGTGATGTGGCCTTCCTTACTGGTAAAGCCGGTGCTGGAGCTTAGGGTGACATTGCCACCCAGAGTGGAGTCTGCTGCAATGATGGTGCCAGCTTCGAGCCGGGAGCCTGCCATAAGGAGGGAATCTCCGTTGGTGCTTTCCGTTGTGCCGCTCAGGGTAGCCCTGCCGCCGAGGGTGGAGTTGGCTGCAATTTCTGATTTTGCTTTAATGACAGAATCTTTGGCAAGGGTGCTGGCCTCTGTTGTAGCCTGTGTTTCACCGATTCTTACCTGACCGCCGATGACAGACCCTGCGCCCAGAACGGAGTTGGCCACAATTACGGAGCCTTCAGTCAGAACACTTTCTTTACTGGTGTTGATGCTGCTGTTTTTAACGCTTGCTCCCGTGAGGGT containing:
- a CDS encoding flagellin encodes the protein MAPILLSMIFQKNQARVVPVPSGNRTEDLSAKGGKTMGFRINTNISSLSAHRHLTRTDGHLSTSLERLSSGMRINRAADDASGMTIADSLRSQHLSLGQAIRNASDGINIVQTADAALEESISIVNTIKEKSIQAAQDGQTTESRAAIQSDIDRLLENLDAIAKNTSFNNQKLLSGAFTNKKFQVGAYSGETVNISVPASQSNKIGHTTVSRMTLKDDQPGTVDLAIYSNITDQTFDLETVEVQYNNSRENSMGAVADSMNRLSDVLGISATAFVSSTTELSLAAGTTDHDFAINGVTIGAVDVKTNDSDYALVKSINQKSSQHGVVASINTSGQLTLTSNDGRAIGVTAGEQTEAVFRGTNMSTVGYIQLTQMSASEIIVHNVGGGDAVSFERPIEIEGNSDRTSMEALLKEGSVLAVNSELGAGFTTGQEITHTLIKDNIHTSKESHFKAGSVLAANSFLAAGSELGARTRIAKTEPTTSPSRLAINSILATGSIIAVNSTLGGRAVLAEDSQRTNGDSYLTQGSRLESGSIIAPDSTLGGPVTLDANTGYTSKETVITAGSELASGSVIGKNTLLGGTITLQDPTPPPYSKTIVDSTIAKGSKLGQGSTIAAGSKLGGDCTVNTATQATSGGDSLLKLGSTIVTGSTIAKDSVFGADIQITGMQATVQESTLAPGSIIVTGSVIGANSTLGADITLSPAVVTTDISTNITGTLNAGSLLSWDTVPAKGQEIPIASPVTGNGTATLRQLVEAEGGTPAGSTATLTGPADLNDGGILVLGIGSTIDAGSALGMGSSIGAAITASITSAHLTNSMVLESGSQLADESTVARGSVLSVGVDTHASATLVTDMELTQGSRLAANSILKEGSTLHADITLADTADISQTMTLKAGSTLSSTAGEKTVLTAGSRVDTDIIVSGSATIDNNMSLQAGSMVTAGSRLQTDSRLDVEITTAGVSILEKEMVLKGDSLIAQGSRMETGSRIGAEIKLEFAMRLDQDMVAQTGSEFENDTRLAAGSVIGAKVHILDNIILEQDATIKEGSTLLTGSAFKAAAGSTIGGSAVLTRNLAIEDDFVLAEGSVMASRSLLSSGSTIGGTITLKHDEVVARDADLFVRAGSILTAGSTIAENTVLTADMTDAAGNFYRAGTILTQEIILGEDTKIPNDMTLQSGSILKAGSELAPNNAISGTAEAEIGDTEMVRLSQINVLNQENAQKAIAVADAALKDLDRIRADLGSVQNQLASTIANISTTRVNVNAAESTIRDVDFADESANFTKMQVLMQAGTFAMAQANASSQNVMSLLQ
- a CDS encoding flagellin translates to MGLRINTNVAALNAHKNLGATDGKISTSLERLSSGMRINRAADDASGMTIANSLKSQHMGLGQAIRNANDGINIVQTADAALEESINIVNTIKEKSIQAAQDGQTSESRAAIQADIDKLLENLDTIAKNTSFNNQKLLSGNFTNKQFQVGAYSGETVNISIGASQSSKIGHTTTSTLTLKDNAPGTVDLAIYSNTLDQTFNMNAIDVKYNNDRENGMGAVADSINMLSDVLGISATAFVSSTTDLSVAQGRTDNDFFINGTRIGAVDVQNNDANGALVRAINQKTADHGVFASVNTEGKLTLTSTDGRAIKVDTGGEGTETVLRGTEMSTVGHIQLTQMTSSEIIINNVGGGDAVAFENNIQIQGNSEATTLESTLKEGSVLAQNSELAAGFTTGQTLTGASVKNSSINTSKESVLTEGSVIVANSVLGAGSVIGGQVRIGETQATTEASTLAKDSVIKAKSEIAANSTLGGRATLSGTTESTNGDSLLMAGSRLEAGTIIAADSTLGGNVTLSSSTGFTSKEGHITAGSELAVGSVIGKNTELGGEVTLDHSVTYSKTTQDSVITAGSQLGTSTIIAADTKLGGDATLGAATTAIGDKGGLAKQGSALAVGTVIAAGSTFQGVAATQIAAMTDTTTEESTIAQGSLLGIGSTIGNGTVLGGTATTTGVTTTTDKSFNITGTLGSGAVLSWDTVLANGQAITSASMDGTHTAITGDGNLTLRQLVEANSGATATIATNLSLVSDETVAFTDGGILEMGIGSEISSGSALYAGSQIGEDLTLRLGLSVTNEMTLEAGSQLIGTTNIARGSTLSVDTTTAAVMNLASDMQLNEGSKIATASVLKEGSRIDADITLGNTVMEVKTTMTLNAGSTLKGGAAEATKLAAGSRVDTDITLSADATMDRDMTLQAGSRIVSGSTLNTSSRIDQTINTTGVTVLNQNMTLKGDSKIAAESRLEAGSNVGAKITLKNDMRLDQDMTANAGSLFKSDTRLAAGSVIGADVTTRNNMTLTQDAAIKEGSTLVTSNAFKAEAGSTIGGRADLATDLAITADFTLAKGSVMANNTVLANGSTIGGTITLRNDETVSQETDLLVAAGSTLKAGSSLGVNTLLTMDVTDSAGNLHTAGTVLTQGITLAEDLTLTQDMTLQGGSQVKAGSTLAANNASSDSATAELGETELLRLSQVNVLTQEGAQKSIAVADAALKDLDKIRADLGSVQNQLTSTIANISTTRVNVMSAESTIRDVDFAEESSNFTKMQVLMQAGTFAMAQANASSQNVMSLLQ